One window of the Salminus brasiliensis chromosome 1, fSalBra1.hap2, whole genome shotgun sequence genome contains the following:
- the coq4 gene encoding ubiquinone biosynthesis protein COQ4 homolog, mitochondrial isoform X1: MRRVLFGGAARVLVRHQYTTWTSDHHYGKLYPGHIQTSPVQKALLAVGSGVAALQNPYRHDMVAVLGETTGHLALINLRDRMRNDPEGYSILTERPRIRLSTLDLCCMSTLPDGSLGKEYLRFLEDNKVTPDTRADVKFVDDEELAYVMQRYREVHDLLHTLLGMPTNMLGEVAVKWFEAAQTGLPMCILGAALGPLRLSSSRLQKLLGSLGPWALRSGSRARCVLSVFYEHRWEQNLEELREELNIEPPPITLSASSKGAFTVS; this comes from the exons ATGAGAAGAGTTTTATTCGGAGGGGCGGCGCGAG TTCTGGTCAGGCACCAGTACACTACCTGGACCTCAGACCACCACTATGGAAAGCTGTATCCAGGCCACATCCAAACAAGTCCTGTTCAAAAAGCTCTTCTTGCTGTAGGGTCCGGTGTTGCTGCATTACAGAATCCATACAGACATG ATATGGTAGCTGTGCTTGGAGAGACCACTGGGCACCTGGCCTTGATCAACCTAAGGGACAGAATGAGGAATGACCCTGAAGGTTACTCCATTCTCAC GGAACGTCCAAGGATCCGTCTGTCCACACTGGACCTTTGCTGTATGTCGACTCTTCCAGATGGTTCCCTAGGAAAGGAATATCTCCGTTTCCTGGAAGATAAT AAAGTCACCCCTGATACCCGTGCTGATGTGAAGTTTGTTGATGATGAGGAGCTAGCGTATGTTATGCAGAGATACAGAGAGGTGCATGACCTACTACACACATTGCTAGGCATGCCGACCAATATGCTTG GGGAAGTTGCTGTTAAGTGGTTTGAGGCTGCACAGACAGGTCTGCCCATGTGCATTCTGGGAGCAGCCCTGGGTCCACTCCGTCTATCCTCCAG TCGTCTCCAGAAGCTGCTGGGGTCTCTTGGGCCCTGGGCCCTGCGCAGTGGCAGCCGTGCCCGCTGTGTATTAAGTGTGTTCTACGAGCACCGCTGGGAGCAGAACCTGGAGGAACTCCGAGAGGAGCTGAACATCGAGCCACCACCCATCACCCTGTCTGCCAGCAGCAAGGGAGCATTCACAGTTTCCTAG
- the coq4 gene encoding ubiquinone biosynthesis protein COQ4 homolog, mitochondrial isoform X2 — MVAVLGETTGHLALINLRDRMRNDPEGYSILTERPRIRLSTLDLCCMSTLPDGSLGKEYLRFLEDNKVTPDTRADVKFVDDEELAYVMQRYREVHDLLHTLLGMPTNMLGEVAVKWFEAAQTGLPMCILGAALGPLRLSSSRLQKLLGSLGPWALRSGSRARCVLSVFYEHRWEQNLEELREELNIEPPPITLSASSKGAFTVS, encoded by the exons ATGGTAGCTGTGCTTGGAGAGACCACTGGGCACCTGGCCTTGATCAACCTAAGGGACAGAATGAGGAATGACCCTGAAGGTTACTCCATTCTCAC GGAACGTCCAAGGATCCGTCTGTCCACACTGGACCTTTGCTGTATGTCGACTCTTCCAGATGGTTCCCTAGGAAAGGAATATCTCCGTTTCCTGGAAGATAAT AAAGTCACCCCTGATACCCGTGCTGATGTGAAGTTTGTTGATGATGAGGAGCTAGCGTATGTTATGCAGAGATACAGAGAGGTGCATGACCTACTACACACATTGCTAGGCATGCCGACCAATATGCTTG GGGAAGTTGCTGTTAAGTGGTTTGAGGCTGCACAGACAGGTCTGCCCATGTGCATTCTGGGAGCAGCCCTGGGTCCACTCCGTCTATCCTCCAG TCGTCTCCAGAAGCTGCTGGGGTCTCTTGGGCCCTGGGCCCTGCGCAGTGGCAGCCGTGCCCGCTGTGTATTAAGTGTGTTCTACGAGCACCGCTGGGAGCAGAACCTGGAGGAACTCCGAGAGGAGCTGAACATCGAGCCACCACCCATCACCCTGTCTGCCAGCAGCAAGGGAGCATTCACAGTTTCCTAG